Proteins encoded within one genomic window of Humulus lupulus chromosome 1, drHumLupu1.1, whole genome shotgun sequence:
- the LOC133826690 gene encoding uncharacterized protein LOC133826690, translating into MQQEANKKCCDIEFRVGELVLVKLQPYRQTTVAHRLNSKLCRRYFGPFEVLARAGPVAYTLKLPQGSRIHPTFHVSLLKPYHRSQPITCCPLPELSIANKPVMVPLAIIATRIHMRTNKPTRQVLVQWSISSSEDATWEDFDTFVQMYKLPNLADKVCFGEGSSVSEAQEVGPITLEPKGLQEHMRSWEKGSAQDAEEAVFAEEAHNTEAGDPSRSKGWENRACANRERAKPRWMREYVMRLGS; encoded by the coding sequence ATGCAACAAGAGGCCAATAAAAAGTGCTGCGATATTGAATTCCGGGTCGGCGAGTTGGTGCTGGTCAAACTCCAACCTTACAGGCAAACTACTGTGGCCCACCGTCTCAATTCCAAGTTATGCCGTCGTTACTTTGGCCCCTTTGAAGTCCTAGCTCGTGCGGGTCCAGTCGCTTACACACTGAAGCTTCCTCAAGGGAGTCGTATTCATCCCACTTTCCATGTTTCTTTACTAAAACCATACCATCGCAGCCAGCCAATAACTTGTTGCCCGCTGCCAGAATTAAGCATTGCCAACAAACCTGTTATGGTTCCATTGGCCATTATCGCTACTCGGATTCACATGAGGACTAACAAGCCTACTCGGCAAGTACTGGTTCAGTGGTCTATAAGCTCGTCTGAAGATGCCACTTGGGAAGATTTTGACACGTTCGTTCAGATGTACAAGCTACCCAACCTTGCGGACAAGGTTTGTTTCGGGGAGGGGAGTAGTGTTAGTGAAGCCCAAGAGGTTGGCCCAATTACATTAGAGCCCAAAGGACTGCAAGAACATATGAGAAGCTGGGAAAAGGGTTCGGCCCAGGATGCTGAAGAAGCTGTGTTCGCTGAAGAGGCACACAACACAGAGGCAGGAGACCCGAGCAGAAGCAAAGGATGGGAGAACCGAGCGTGTGCCAACAGGGAGCGTGCGAAGCCTCGCTGGATGAGGGAGTACGTGATGAGGCTGGGAAGTTGA
- the LOC133802286 gene encoding uncharacterized protein LOC133802286, giving the protein MAGLSGFGSLAPKTKNFVVAGGLTSFVFGVYFYTMRAVGGTDELQVAIDKFEGQKNKKEAEPSLPSKV; this is encoded by the coding sequence ATGGCTGGACTTTCGGGATTTGGGAGCCTTGCACCTAAGACCAAGAACTTTGTAGTTGCCGGTGGATTGACATCGTTCGTCTTTGGGGTATATTTCTACACCATGAGGGCCGTGGGAGGAACAGATGAGCTGCAAGTGGCCATAGATAAGTTTGAGGGTCAAAAGAACAAGAAAGAGGCTGAACCAAGTTTGCCATCTAAAGTTTAA